The genomic stretch TACCTGCCGCACTAGTCGCACTTCCTGTTCACTAAAGGCTTCCCCGTTCAAGCGATAGAGCCAAAGATCGCCGATTACCCCTTGGTCATCTACGATTGGGCAGGCTAGGGTAGAGTTTTTAGCACCAAGGGGGCGCTCTGGGGTGTTGTTGACCCAACATTGTTGCAGGTCTTGTCCCTGTAAGAGCTGCTGATAGATTTCCGGGTAGTCAGCCATAGCAATCGTAGTGTTGATAGCTGAGGGGATGCCATGAATTGCTTCATACAAAATGGTGGATGTGCGGCGATCGTGGTCATACAATGCAGCATCACAGGAGTTAATATCTAGTCCATCGGCCAACTCTTCAACGGCTGTTGTCAAGATTTGAGCCTCGTCTAGGCTGTCACGCACCTTATCCGTAATTCGCTTTAATAGCGATTCAATACGCAATGCCTGTTGCAATTCAGCGGTGCGAGCCTGCACCTGCATTTCTAGGCTTGCGTTCAATTCTTGAAGCTGCCGATATAGCTCTGACTGCTTGATGGCGATCGCAACTTGATCGGCTAGTTGCCGCATTAGCTCGGCTTCCCAAGGCTGCCAGTGCCGAGGAGCTACACAGTGGTGAGCAATAATTAGCCCCCAAAGTTGCTCGTTGTGGAGAATGGGTACCACCAAGTTGGCACGAACCTGAAAGCGCTCTAAAGTCCTGATATGGCACGGACTCAGATCAGATGCATAGATATCATCAATAGCTCTAATTCGCCCCTGTTGATAGGGAACCAAGTAGGTATTCCGAAAACAGGGATCATCGATGTTTTCTCCCAAGGCAGAAACCCACGCGGGGGATACAGACTCTGCTACCACAGTGCCGCTCCAGTCGGGGTGAAATTGATAGATGACAACGCGATCGGTCTGAAGAAATTCTTGCACTTCGCGCACAGTGCTGCTTAGAATCCAGTCTAGGTCTAGCGACTGGCGGATGCGCCGAATAATGGTGGCAATTAGGCGCTCTCGATCAACTTGCTGGGGAGAATAGCCTATTTGAGGGGTATCCGTGAGTTCTCGGCAGATGTATAGCAATGATTGTCTCCAACCTTGGCTGCGCTGAATCGTGATAAGTAATTGGTGAGGGTTGCCACTGCTATCGAGAACAGTATGTCGTAACGATCGTGACACTGCACCCATAGTAGGCAGATTTTTGATGGATTGACCTAACAATGCAGAGATATGCCGCTGCCGATAAACTTGCTCAACAGAGTAGCCTAACAACCGCTCTACATTAGGGCTGACAAATTGCAGTTGGCCGTTGCCGGTGGTAATGAACACTAAATCCGCTGGTGTCGTGCTCATCAGTGAAAACAACATACCCTGATCTAGCCTTACGCCAAACAGCGATCGCAGCAGATACACTAATTGACTGATCATTTCATTAGGAACAGGTCGGGATCAACAGGGATAGTCAGGCTAAATGCAAAATTTTCAGGAATGATTACCTCCGGTTATACCTTTCATTACTATGGAAACACTGCTAACCAGCTCTTGGATAGAGAAGCTTCTAAATTCATGAAAGTTATACAATCTACTGGTCAACTATGAAGATGTGAAGAGGCAATGCCATCTATCCATCTCCAATGCATAACCGTACAGCTAGATGGTGAAACTGGTTGCAAACTACGCTGCTTAGTCTAACCTAGAAGCTAAAACCCTTGTGCTATGAGGCTTTGAGACGAAGCTTAACTGTCAGGTAGCCTGGTAAACAGGTCAAGCGGTAGATGACCGTAAGTTTCACTAATGCCATCAGCGTAGTAGGACTGGCAAGACACCAGCACGCCTCGATGGTTGCCAGGGTAGCTGTCTACGTAGCAAGTGCCTGAGTTAGGTTTGTACTTGATGTAGACA from Cyanobacteriota bacterium encodes the following:
- a CDS encoding GAF domain-containing protein produces the protein MISQLVYLLRSLFGVRLDQGMLFSLMSTTPADLVFITTGNGQLQFVSPNVERLLGYSVEQVYRQRHISALLGQSIKNLPTMGAVSRSLRHTVLDSSGNPHQLLITIQRSQGWRQSLLYICRELTDTPQIGYSPQQVDRERLIATIIRRIRQSLDLDWILSSTVREVQEFLQTDRVVIYQFHPDWSGTVVAESVSPAWVSALGENIDDPCFRNTYLVPYQQGRIRAIDDIYASDLSPCHIRTLERFQVRANLVVPILHNEQLWGLIIAHHCVAPRHWQPWEAELMRQLADQVAIAIKQSELYRQLQELNASLEMQVQARTAELQQALRIESLLKRITDKVRDSLDEAQILTTAVEELADGLDINSCDAALYDHDRRTSTILYEAIHGIPSAINTTIAMADYPEIYQQLLQGQDLQQCWVNNTPERPLGAKNSTLACPIVDDQGVIGDLWLYRLNGEAFSEQEVRLVRQVANQGAIALRQARLYKAVQAQVDELKRLNQLKEDFVSTVSHELRTPLSSINLAIQMLEIIFQKISGQLSEAQQIEQYLKILRDECQREISLISDLLDLQQLEAGTEALTPTTIQLQAWIPHLLESFEQRIQAQNQTLQVHIEPDLPSITVDLSSLERVLTELVTNACKYSPAEAEIRVSCRIMSEEEKNLTINALSPSVAPSSSLRLFQIAVTNTGTEISVEEQSRIFEKFYRIPNADPWKYGGTGLGLALVKKLMTRLGGSIHVESQAGWVKFTILLPDRPNYSPVTP